The genomic segment ATTTACTGtgtgatcaataaaatatattttctaatattcaCATTGACCGAAAATTATcttaaaaataatcttttaatcaacattgtaaatataacattttttaatgATTCAAAACAATTATGTCACAAAGAAACCATCAGTCCTGGAAATAAGACCTCCTCTCCATACAAAAAATCATTCATATAAAAAACAACGCCGGACATCCCTTAAAATTATACAAAAGAATAACCCTCAAACAGAGAAAATGGTCTATCCGGTGAAGGAAAGTCATAAATAGACCGATCAATCACAAATTCAGTAAACTGAAATGCCAAATTCTACCAACCTtcaaagctctgtaaaagaaaagagaattgcAAGTTGTTTTATACGTCGATAAAAAGGCATAAGCATTTCCCAAAATTCCGTGGCACAGGCCAGGCCCTTTCCTGAGTATTCCCCGTTCCCAAATAACGTCGCAGTACTCTTCGGCCGCCTTGATGTACTTTTCGTGTCCTGTGAGCTAACAAATGACTCATCTTCTCTAACTTGATAGGCAgctaagtatgtgtatatgtttcccGGAGCACCGTGGCACCATTGAACGAGTCTGTCTGACTGGGACCCCACAGAAGACGGAGAATTACCCGAAGGAAAGTTCATTGCCATCAACTGATTGACAGAAGAAACAATCACGGGGATTATCTCTGCCTCGAGTTTAGGACATAAGAGTCCACTCTGACATTAAAAACCACGATTTGACCAGGATTGCCTGAATGAGCACAGTTAGAATGCCCGAGACTCCGTGGGCAGCCCCCAAATATTGTTTATGCCACGAAAACATCAATTCAACAGGGCTATTACACTGTCGCGAATATTCCCGTCCTGTGAAGACGACGTGTCTTACAACTTTGTTTAAAATCGGAGAGATGGCCTCGGACGATGAATGAATGTGTTTGTTGAGGAGTAGCAGGGCGTAGAGATATCCTGCCCACCCGTATAGAACTTCCTGGTCTTGAAAAGTACTTTCCTCCACGTTTTCGGAGAAGGCAATTATGCTGATGTAGACTAAAATAAATACGAGGAAATTGCAGAATCGCGGAGAACCACATTTCCATAACAATTCTCGATTAGGGCTCTCAGTGTAAGTAATCCTGTCTGTCCACAGAGAAATGACTTTGTGTGCCGGATTGGTCTCGAATTTTCGAATTCAAACTTTGCTGATGACAGATATGCCGGATTGTTCGTTTTTACGAACATTTGGAAGTAAAGGAAGGCGAttcctattttttaaaaagaaattccatGCCTCCTGTGCCAGAATATACTGAACCGTCTTCTTGTGACTTTTTCCTATTGGAGATCATAGGAATAATTGTATTAATGTAGTCACTTATTTTGCCTTTTAGATCATCAGActagttaaatattattttaggtATACAAGTGGATATTTGTAGTGATTTTCCCAATTGAATTTAAAATCGGGGTAGGGATTAACATAGTACCGTTCCATTAGACgttttatttaataacattttatattttattaattaaaatgaaatttaaattaa from the Octopus sinensis unplaced genomic scaffold, ASM634580v1 Contig17383, whole genome shotgun sequence genome contains:
- the LOC118761789 gene encoding uncharacterized protein LOC118761789 encodes the protein MAPGIGDMRLGRPRQLGHFQHWITAELALESPTQDRWKYRSQEEHKRPFLRELDDLQEEQVAIFVVCTTNEFYNTFTIRVYSYWTGFVCIIIPIINVIGYNRVVHQIVTWIGGNIGILHWTNPAHKVISLWTDRITYTESPNRELLWKCGSPRFCNFLVFILVYISIIAFSENVEESTFQDQEVLYGWAGYLYALLLLNKHIHSSSEAISPILNKVVRHVVFTGREYSRQCNSPVELMFSWHKQYLGAAHGVSGILTVLIQLTGHEKYIKAAEEYCDVIWERGILRKGPGLCHGILGNAYAFLSTYKTTCNSLFFYRALKVGRIWHFSLLNL